The Apis cerana isolate GH-2021 linkage group LG12, AcerK_1.0, whole genome shotgun sequence genome window below encodes:
- the LOC107998413 gene encoding myb-like protein Q, which yields MSEMTSVEQQQQQQQQYVGGSSNPEHHCKDCGLYFESDKSLEVHLRYHQENLLSQWANQAQQEESNNNNSKAGNHNSHVGVKRDSVTAPADSSESSSRPPSQDPTSSQQPTQQQQQQQQQQQQQQQQQQQQTHHQQQQTSGPSYNHFQTPMFGETNYFMQNDQAYILPHPHYASPPREDTQNSGGGGGSGGGSYSRYHPYQHQQHFQPERTSSVSSTSPRSPPLQCDKCGAVYEDANQLGEHVRTSHSNSPASYPGQHQQYQQLGNSPQQQNQAQMHPSPPQPNQQQQQQQQSGYDYNGGQPVKLDVKQEPDEQAEILDLDSHKVQTHRYEEELMRLHQQQQQELHMQMHQQQVMHQQHQQQQRSGSHSVSSMLGWPTAAQSHDYHGLSSMGPMEGVSPLSDQSQFIRGQHMGVEPPRHPGSPIITSTQPMPGHQIPGGLLQQPPKPPPLANQSWKSNEARRPKTYNCTACNKWFTSSGHLKRHYNTTLHKNAVKQSNQPDPANLPISAHHHPGRDTHSGGRTGGPPSRSPELSSSGSPPNLMAGPSGEAARGLLHTPTSLYSNSSNNNNSNNSSSSSSSESAAAAAAAAVLTQQSGSAVHLGSTMVPPLNSPVQSPLAGHHQQQMGSPSSQLGHQQQQQLHHLPMGSPSGHQLPAHHPMTSPISPMHPPPAPHLNSPSPMGSSHPHHHMSSPSPITPASVHPAMASPTAMGGTTMPHQPYPNALPPHVITTTNIPGLLESITIQLTTTGNEMDELPLSGQSQHQHEQHHQQQHNQQLQQQQQQQQQNHHHQQQQSQDVLPGFGTFSNHQRPLPSFTQFNVTGFLIGQNQAQAVNVGGLNSEENVSPQERSFESPESNFIPYRTSTPRYESLANMDSQAVDMQPNTDGMIIKQYQFQTHHHLPHSLHQPRDHHEANNNLPSNNSMIQGKEELNPNVGRQFEKSSSYKTKGGTVITKEHQVTSTNTGSHYISQDGFHKCIECDKVFNKACYLTQHNKSFHSGDKPFKCNQCGKRFPLEYLHAEHLQKHAGDKPYKCEICPKQFNHKTDLRRHLCLHTGEKPYACDNCGKGFIRKDHMMKHLETHKKKNNHNVHLRA from the coding sequence ATGAGTGAAATGACGAGTGTcgaacaacaacagcaacaacaacaacaatacgTAGGTGGCAGTTCTAATCCGGAGCATCATTGCAAGGATTGCGGTCTTTATTTCGAAAGCGACAAAAGTCTGGAAGTGCACCTGCGATACCATCAGGAGAACCTGCTAAGTCAGTGGGCGAACCAGGCGCAGCAAGAGGAGagtaacaacaacaacagtaAGGCTGGTAATCATAATAGTCACGTGGGTGTTAAACGCGATAGCGTGACCGCACCGGCGGACTCGAGCGAATCTTCCTCGAGACCGCCCTCCCAAGATCCTACGTCTTCTCAACAACCGACgcaacaacagcagcagcagcagcagcagcaacaacagcagcagcagcagcagcagcaacaaacTCACCACCAACAACAACAGACCTCTGGTCCGAgttataatcattttcaaacgCCGATGTTCGGCGAGACGAATTACTTTATGCAGAACGATCAGGCCTACATCTTGCCCCATCCCCATTACGCATCACCGCCCAGAGAGGATACGCAAAACAGTGGTGGGGGTGGGGGCAGTGGCGGTGGAAGTTATTCGCGTTACCATCCGTACCAACATCAACAACATTTTCAACCGGAACGCACCAGTTCCGTAAGTTCCACCAGCCCGAGGAGCCCCCCTCTGCAATGTGACAAGTGCGGTGCGGTGTACGAGGACGCGAATCAATTGGGTGAACACGTGAGGACAAGCCATTCCAACTCGCCCGCCTCGTATCCCGGACAACATCAACAATATCAACAGTTGGGTAATAGTCCTCAGCAACAAAATCAAGCACAAATGCATCCGTCGCCACCGCAGCCCAaccaacagcagcagcagcaacaacaatcGGGTTACGATTACAACGGTGGGCAACCAGTGAAATTGGACGTGAAGCAAGAACCGGACGAACAGGCAGAAATTCTCGATTTGGATTCGCACAAGGTGCAGACTCACAGATACGAGGAAGAGTTGATGAGACTTCATCAGCAACAGCAACAGGAGTTGCACATGCAGATGCATCAGCAGCAGGTGATGCATCAACAGCATCAGCAGCAGCAACGCAGCGGATCGCATTCGGTGAGTTCCATGCTGGGTTGGCCAACGGCCGCGCAATCCCACGATTATCACGGGTTGTCGTCGATGGGTCCGATGGAAGGCGTCTCGCCGCTCTCCGATCAGAGTCAATTCATACGGGGGCAACACATGGGCGTGGAACCACCGCGGCATCCGGGGTCCCCCATTATCACGAGCACGCAACCGATGCCGGGCCACCAGATACCCGGCGGTCTATTGCAACAACCGCCCAAACCCCCCCCTTTGGCCAATCAATCGTGGAAAAGTAACGAGGCGCGGCGGCCAAAGACCTACAACTGCACCGCGTGCAACAAGTGGTTCACCAGCTCGGGCCATCTGAAGAGGCACTACAACACCACGTTGCACAAGAACGCGGTGAAACAGAGCAATCAACCGGACCCGGCCAACTTGCCGATCAGCGCTCATCACCACCCTGGTAGGGACACCCATTCCGGTGGCAGGACCGGAGGACCGCCATCTAGATCGCCGGAGTTATCCTCTTCCGGGAGTCCCCCAAACTTGATGGCAGGTCCCTCGGGCGAGGCGGCGAGGGGCCTGCTCCACACGCCCACCAGTCTCtacagcaacagcagcaacaacaacaattccaacaacagcagcagcagcagcagcagcgaatctgcggcggcggcggcggcggcggcggttcTAACCCAACAATCGGGTTCGGCGGTGCACTTGGGCTCAACAATGGTACCGCCGCTCAATTCTCCGGTCCAATCCCCGTTGGCGGGCCACCATCAGCAACAAATGGGTTCCCCGTCCTCTCAGCTGGGCCatcagcagcagcagcaacttCATCACCTGCCAATGGGTTCGCCGTCGGGCCACCAACTTCCGGCCCACCATCCCATGACTTCTCCCATATCGCCCATGCATCCACCGCCGGCACCCCACCTGAATTCCCCTTCGCCAATGGGCTCGTCCCACCCGCACCACCACATGAGTTCTCCATCTCCCATAACGCCGGCCTCGGTCCACCCAGCAATGGCTTCGCCCACAGCGATGGGGGGTACTACGATGCCTCATCAGCCGTACCCAAACGCCTTGCCCCCCCACGTTATAACTACTACCAACATCCCGGGCCTGCTGGAGTCTATCACCATCCAGCTAACTACTACTGGTAATGAGATGGACGAGTTACCGCTCTCCGGCCAGTCTCAACACCAGCACGAGCAACATCACCAGCAGCAACACAACCAACAGttgcagcagcagcagcagcaacagcaacagAATCATCATCACCAGCAGCAGCAATCTCAGGATGTTTTACCCGGTTTCGGGACCTTTAGCAATCATCAAAGGCCCCTTCCGAGCTTCACTCAGTTCAACGTGACCGGGTTTCTGATCGGCCAAAATCAAGCGCAGGCCGTTAACGTGGGGGGGCTGAATTCGGAGGAGAACGTGTCTCCTCAGGAACGATCGTTCGAATCGCCCGAATCGAATTTCATCCCGTATAGAACCTCGACGCCTCGATACGAATCCTTGGCCAATATGGATTCGCAAGCGGTGGACATGCAACCGAACACGGACGGTATGATCATCAAACAGTACCAATTTCAAACCCATCATCATTTGCCGCACTCGCTTCACCAGCCCCGGGACCATCACGAGGCGAACAACAATCTGCCGAGCAATAACTCGATGATTCAAGGGAAGGAGGAGTTGAATCCGAACGTCGGCAGACAATTCGAGAAGAGCAGCTCGTACAAAACGAAGGGCGGTACCGTGATCACCAAGGAACATCAGGTGACCAGTACCAACACCGGCTCGCACTACATTTCCCAGGACGGCTTTCACAAGTGCATCGAATGCGACAAGGTATTCAACAAGGCTTGCTACCTGACGCAACACAACAAGAGCTTCCACTCTGGTGACAAGCCGTTCAAATGCAATCAGTGCGGTAAGAGGTTCCCCCTCGAGTACCTGCACGCGGAGCACCTGCAGAAGCACGCCGGTGACAAGCCGTACAAGTGCGAGATATGTCCCAAACAGTTCAACCACAAAACTGACCTTAGGCGGCATTTGTGCCTCCACACCGGCGAAAAGCCGTACGCCTGTGATAATTGCGGCAAGGGATTCATCAGGAAGGACCACATGATGAAGCACCTCGAGACgcacaaaaagaaaaacaaccaCAACGTCCATCTTAGGGCGTGA